From a single Anabas testudineus chromosome 5, fAnaTes1.2, whole genome shotgun sequence genomic region:
- the npffl gene encoding pro-FMRFamide-related neuropeptide FF like translates to MDTAAVGTLLALLMAMAGVSQALRIQGGLDKNDMVPGSSEENIDDRLLELESENTENSIDDRLLTSVLRALLLGSQRETRNSVLHQPQRFGRGSRGQAVPEDQVHTRDWEAAPGQIWSMAVPQRFGKK, encoded by the exons ATGGACACAGCTGCAGTGGGGACTCTTCTGGCTCTGCTTATGGCAATGGCTGGCGTCAGTCAGGCTCTTCGCATCCAAGGCggtctggacaaaaatgatATGGTGCCAGGCAGCTCAGAGGAGAACATAGATGATCGCCTGCTGGAGCTG gagagtgaaaacacagaaaacagcattGATGATCGTCTGCTGACCTCGGTGTTGAGAGCTCTGCTGCTCGGATCTCAGAGAGAAACCAGGAACTCTGTCCTCCATCAGCCACAGAG GTTTGGTCGTGGCTCCAGAGGGCAGGCGGTGCCAGAGGATCAGGTACATACCCGTGACTGGGAGGCTGCTCCAGGTCAGATTTGGAGTATGGCTGTGCCCCAGAGGTTCGGCAAGAAATAA